In Zhaonella formicivorans, one DNA window encodes the following:
- a CDS encoding stalk domain-containing protein: MKKIIIFVLAIAVLMAWPGPASAQEISLYLDGQEVDLGVNPVLVDGRVLVPLRSVFERLGAEVNWNEFLQRVEIKRGSTRIHLTIASPDAKINGVSYQVDVPSRLVNGRTMVPLRFISQALGAHVVWDGATQAVHINSQVNKSPKESWGFYVDYQSLGSLQNNLDKVSAVLPFSYTVSGDGSVQEKVFFAQGYELARGNGIPVYAVIFQNDKQTLHELLSSEESRANFIESVYGVLANRQYQGVNLDFEGVSAEDRDNYTALVKGLHHRLSPEGYKLSLSVPAKIHDNFSWQKGYDYQALGEAVDYLVLMAYDQHYSGGEPGPVAALGWVERVASYAASQVASEKIILGLGLYGYDWPVGGKGRVVDLEQVNTSVDSGSPVWDEEAYSPGLRYLDSEGVMHEVWYENDLSIMGKLELVKKYKLAGFSLWRLGLIPAPVWSAIAESNN; this comes from the coding sequence TTGAAAAAAATAATTATTTTTGTCTTAGCTATTGCTGTACTAATGGCGTGGCCAGGTCCGGCATCAGCCCAAGAAATCAGCTTATACCTGGACGGGCAGGAGGTTGACTTAGGGGTAAACCCTGTTTTGGTCGACGGGCGGGTTTTAGTACCGCTGCGCTCGGTCTTTGAGCGTTTGGGGGCAGAAGTTAACTGGAATGAATTCTTGCAAAGGGTGGAGATCAAGCGGGGCAGTACGCGGATTCATCTCACCATCGCCTCTCCCGATGCTAAGATCAACGGAGTGAGCTACCAGGTAGATGTTCCGTCCCGCCTGGTTAACGGAAGGACTATGGTGCCGCTGCGTTTTATCAGCCAGGCTTTGGGAGCCCATGTGGTGTGGGATGGAGCTACCCAGGCTGTACATATCAATTCTCAGGTAAACAAATCACCCAAGGAAAGCTGGGGATTTTACGTTGACTATCAATCTCTGGGGTCGCTGCAAAATAACCTGGACAAGGTTAGTGCCGTATTGCCGTTCTCTTATACTGTGAGCGGCGATGGGAGCGTGCAGGAAAAAGTATTTTTTGCGCAAGGGTATGAATTGGCCAGGGGGAACGGAATTCCAGTCTACGCTGTGATTTTCCAGAACGACAAACAGACCCTGCATGAACTGTTAAGCAGCGAAGAGTCCCGGGCTAATTTTATCGAGTCGGTTTATGGGGTTCTGGCAAACAGGCAGTATCAGGGGGTTAACCTTGACTTCGAAGGGGTTAGCGCTGAGGACCGAGATAACTATACGGCGCTGGTTAAAGGTTTGCACCATAGGCTCAGTCCAGAAGGCTATAAGCTTTCCCTGTCGGTCCCGGCTAAAATCCACGACAATTTTAGCTGGCAGAAAGGATACGATTATCAAGCGCTGGGTGAAGCGGTCGATTACCTGGTGCTGATGGCCTATGACCAGCATTATAGCGGCGGTGAACCCGGACCGGTGGCGGCGCTGGGTTGGGTTGAGCGGGTAGCCAGCTATGCTGCCAGCCAGGTTGCTAGCGAAAAAATCATCCTGGGTTTGGGCTTGTACGGCTATGACTGGCCGGTAGGCGGAAAAGGCAGAGTTGTGGATTTAGAGCAGGTGAATACTTCGGTGGATTCAGGTTCGCCCGTTTGGGATGAGGAGGCATACTCCCCCGGGCTGCGGTACTTGGACAGCGAGGGAGTTATGCATGAAGTGTGGTATGAAAACGATTTAAGCATCATGGGAAAACTGGAATTGGTGAAAAAATACAAGTTGGCCGGATTTTCTCTGTGGAGGCTAGGACTAATTCCTGCACCTGTTTGGTCAGCCATAGCAGAAAGTAATAACTGA
- a CDS encoding MFS transporter, with protein sequence MHKLSTSSKFYHRNFSKTVLATVLFLSTYYLLLPALPLYMQTLGTNKFEIGLIMGIFSISSLILRPISGQLVDVYGRKKVMLISILIYLVTPLFYFWGTSIAVLAFIQIFYGFAMGSYTTSSTTYVADIAPAHMVASVVGWFSIAIILAKGIAPAVGTRFYQSAGFMLLVWFSVLIAVIALFITRRIEEPTLAKDPANQSIPYLKVITDKKILLPTLTLFCGLITFGAISVMLPLFAHSRGIINIENFFVLHTLTVVFTRVFTGKLGQKHLSTLVIISMLLLILSLALMSIVNTMGQLLTVAVIYGLGYGAFYPVLSALVVIHTPIHQRGTTLGFFTTAFDLGVSAGTVLGGLSEFVGFRAVYLGTSLIPLAGLLLFILVYLPHLRALGAKSSSV encoded by the coding sequence TTGCATAAACTTTCAACTTCGAGTAAATTTTACCATCGCAATTTTTCAAAAACGGTGCTTGCCACCGTTTTATTTTTAAGCACTTATTACTTGCTTTTGCCGGCCCTGCCCCTCTATATGCAAACTTTGGGGACCAATAAGTTCGAGATCGGTTTGATCATGGGCATCTTTTCCATCAGTTCTTTAATCTTGCGCCCGATCAGCGGCCAGCTGGTTGATGTCTACGGGCGCAAAAAAGTGATGCTAATCTCCATTCTAATCTACCTGGTAACACCACTGTTCTATTTTTGGGGAACCAGTATTGCCGTTCTGGCTTTTATTCAAATTTTTTACGGATTTGCCATGGGCAGCTACACCACATCATCCACCACTTATGTGGCTGACATAGCCCCAGCTCACATGGTAGCCTCTGTAGTAGGCTGGTTCAGTATAGCCATTATCTTGGCCAAGGGAATTGCCCCGGCAGTAGGCACCCGCTTTTACCAAAGCGCCGGGTTCATGTTGCTCGTTTGGTTTTCGGTGCTGATTGCTGTTATTGCTCTGTTCATAACCCGCCGGATTGAAGAGCCGACGCTTGCAAAGGATCCGGCAAACCAATCCATTCCCTACCTCAAGGTAATCACCGACAAGAAGATCCTGCTGCCCACTTTAACCTTGTTCTGCGGGCTTATCACTTTCGGGGCCATTAGCGTCATGTTGCCCCTCTTTGCGCACAGCAGGGGAATAATTAATATCGAAAACTTTTTCGTGCTGCACACTTTAACCGTTGTCTTCACCCGAGTATTTACGGGTAAACTGGGACAAAAACATCTTAGTACACTGGTCATAATTTCTATGCTTCTGCTGATTTTATCTTTAGCTCTAATGAGTATCGTCAATACCATGGGGCAGCTGCTTACAGTGGCTGTCATCTACGGTTTGGGCTACGGCGCTTTCTACCCTGTATTAAGCGCTCTAGTAGTCATCCATACTCCTATCCACCAGCGCGGAACTACTTTGGGCTTTTTTACAACCGCTTTCGATTTAGGAGTCAGTGCGGGAACGGTACTGGGCGGTTTAAGCGAGTTTGTGGGATTTAGGGCGGTTTATTTGGGAACTTCGCTGATTCCTTTGGCCGGGCTGCTGCTATTTATCCTGGTCTATTTACCCCATCTCAGAGCTCTTGGCGCCAAAAGCTCCTCCGTTTAA
- a CDS encoding type II toxin-antitoxin system VapC family toxin: MNNEAVFVDTGAFYALIDRDDPYHVVAYKQWSELLNEKRPIIITNYIVSETYTLLRYRLGATPSQKFLQVLEDSSNSGRIEVKLVNSDVEKSARELLINFKEYDLSYTDAVSFALIRHYRIPQAFSFDRHFNLAEVAILPEIGSGTTGNN, encoded by the coding sequence ATGAACAATGAAGCAGTTTTTGTTGACACCGGAGCTTTTTACGCATTAATCGACCGTGACGATCCTTACCATGTGGTTGCTTATAAACAGTGGTCCGAGCTTTTGAACGAAAAGAGGCCTATCATTATAACTAATTATATTGTAAGCGAGACTTATACTTTATTAAGGTATCGCCTAGGAGCGACGCCCAGTCAAAAATTTTTACAAGTTTTAGAGGATAGTTCTAACTCGGGTCGAATAGAAGTAAAATTAGTGAACAGTGATGTGGAGAAAAGTGCCAGGGAATTGCTTATAAACTTTAAAGAGTATGATCTTTCTTATACTGATGCAGTAAGTTTTGCGCTGATCAGGCACTACCGCATTCCCCAAGCATTCTCATTTGATCGTCACTTTAATTTGGCAGAAGTTGCTATTCTGCCGGAAATTGGTAGTGGAACCACTGGAAACAACTAA
- a CDS encoding coiled-coil domain-containing protein, whose product MGGLLTHNVFFKKFFTGAVLPAFFLFGTLSTAEGQVPGWQDWSSTRKQMLEQRQAASQEEKLIMQELLQLRMKMDKLTQQLNELQERMDQNKKKITITSEQIGATASELKTRRQFLNRWLRSYYVKGTLSYLGVITGAQSYGDFIARFRLVQRLMDYGIALINQTASLDRQLRQQQEQLMVQKNQLAKTYEEVRQKNELLVKSKVEREKALQAAKQLSLETYQRLLLLEREWAKIFPQLDYILRTFPNLPWHKIEPDKLTFNLLQATASFEIAEENLNRQLTAVDSRLQDLKFELNSDSFSVTQKSQRDLGFKIWGRLKPEGSRIVYLPQGLEVAGTPVQHEVFQILQQDYSLTFSLGRQWQGLRVQSIEIMPGRVKFTVALNPND is encoded by the coding sequence ATGGGTGGCCTGCTTACGCACAATGTCTTTTTTAAGAAATTTTTTACCGGTGCTGTATTGCCGGCTTTTTTTCTCTTTGGAACGTTGTCAACTGCTGAAGGCCAGGTGCCCGGTTGGCAGGACTGGAGCAGCACCAGGAAGCAGATGCTAGAGCAAAGGCAAGCAGCTTCCCAAGAGGAAAAATTAATAATGCAAGAACTGCTGCAGCTTAGGATGAAGATGGATAAATTGACCCAGCAATTAAATGAACTTCAAGAGCGGATGGACCAAAACAAGAAGAAGATAACCATAACCAGCGAGCAGATAGGGGCCACTGCATCGGAATTAAAGACCCGGCGCCAATTTTTGAACCGGTGGCTTCGCTCCTACTACGTCAAAGGGACCTTATCATACTTGGGGGTAATCACGGGCGCCCAAAGTTATGGAGATTTTATTGCCAGGTTCCGGCTTGTGCAAAGGCTGATGGATTATGGCATCGCTTTAATTAACCAGACCGCTTCTTTGGACCGGCAGCTAAGGCAGCAGCAGGAACAGCTGATGGTACAAAAAAACCAACTGGCGAAAACATACGAAGAAGTGCGGCAAAAAAATGAACTCCTGGTAAAAAGTAAAGTTGAGAGGGAAAAAGCCTTGCAAGCAGCCAAACAGCTTTCGCTCGAAACATATCAGAGGCTGCTTTTATTGGAAAGAGAATGGGCTAAAATTTTTCCGCAGCTGGATTATATTTTGCGTACATTCCCAAACTTGCCCTGGCATAAAATAGAACCAGATAAGTTGACTTTTAACCTGCTGCAAGCTACTGCCAGCTTTGAGATTGCAGAGGAAAACTTAAACCGGCAATTGACGGCTGTGGATTCCCGCCTGCAGGACTTAAAATTTGAACTGAACAGCGATAGCTTCTCTGTGACCCAAAAAAGTCAGCGAGACTTGGGCTTTAAAATCTGGGGCCGCTTGAAACCGGAAGGAAGCAGGATTGTTTATTTGCCTCAAGGGTTGGAAGTGGCGGGCACCCCTGTGCAGCACGAAGTTTTTCAAATTTTGCAGCAAGACTACTCCCTCACCTTTAGTTTGGGGAGGCAGTGGCAGGGGCTCAGGGTGCAATCTATCGAAATTATGCCAGGAAGAGTGAAGTTCACGGTAGCCCTCAATCCGAATGATTAA
- a CDS encoding response regulator, with product MEQNRAKIMVVDDSKLERKLMAAYLMPHGYEVIEVQNGNAALDTVKTTPPDLIVLDLILEGMSGLEICRELKQSEDTRLIPIVMVTAYGDKQSRIEGLEAGADDFLIKPVDRGELVARVKSLLKVKAYYEYARLKDYYQNLEDAVKEKTAQLESALNKLQEANLSLTQAYLDTLYRLSVAAEYRDEDTAGHIKRISHYSAVIAAKLGVSPELTEMIFRASPLHDVGKIGIPDHVLLKAGKLSAAEWEIMRRHTVIGAKILGGSNNRLLQVAEQIAISHHEKFDGSGYPFGLAGQKIPLVGRIVALADVFDALTNKRVYKPLYSNEEALRIIRQSSGSHFDPEVVEVFFKATDEIFEIQANFRDDKTGLLSHPDPVNKVSGMLQAGAWYLGSYSKEK from the coding sequence ATGGAACAAAATAGAGCTAAAATCATGGTTGTGGATGACAGCAAACTGGAGCGGAAGTTGATGGCCGCTTACCTGATGCCCCATGGTTACGAGGTTATTGAGGTGCAAAACGGCAATGCAGCTTTAGATACTGTAAAAACCACACCGCCCGACTTGATCGTCTTAGATTTGATTTTGGAGGGTATGAGCGGTTTAGAAATTTGCCGGGAATTAAAACAAAGCGAAGATACTAGACTCATTCCAATAGTTATGGTTACAGCTTACGGTGATAAACAATCCCGTATAGAAGGACTGGAAGCGGGGGCCGATGATTTTCTGATTAAACCCGTAGACAGAGGAGAATTGGTGGCCAGGGTAAAGTCACTATTAAAAGTAAAAGCTTATTATGAATATGCCCGCTTAAAGGATTATTATCAAAACCTGGAAGATGCGGTTAAAGAAAAAACAGCACAACTAGAAAGCGCTTTAAATAAACTGCAAGAGGCCAACCTTAGTTTGACACAAGCCTATCTCGATACCTTGTACCGTTTATCTGTTGCTGCGGAATACAGGGATGAGGATACGGCTGGGCATATTAAAAGGATCAGCCATTACTCTGCGGTTATAGCCGCAAAATTGGGAGTATCTCCTGAGCTCACGGAAATGATCTTTCGGGCCAGCCCGTTACATGATGTGGGTAAAATCGGCATACCTGACCACGTGCTGTTAAAGGCAGGCAAATTAAGCGCAGCTGAATGGGAAATAATGCGCAGGCATACAGTGATCGGGGCTAAAATATTAGGGGGTTCCAATAACCGGCTGCTCCAGGTGGCTGAGCAGATTGCTATTTCCCACCACGAAAAATTTGATGGCAGCGGATACCCTTTTGGACTGGCGGGGCAAAAGATACCATTGGTTGGCAGAATTGTTGCCCTGGCAGATGTATTTGACGCCCTTACCAATAAAAGAGTATATAAGCCGCTTTACAGCAATGAAGAGGCTTTGCGTATAATTCGCCAGTCTTCCGGAAGCCATTTCGATCCTGAAGTGGTGGAGGTTTTCTTTAAAGCCACCGATGAGATATTTGAAATACAGGCGAATTTTAGGGATGATAAAACCGGACTTCTATCTCACCCCGATCCGGTAAATAAGGTAAGTGGTATGCTGCAAGCGGGAGCGTGGTATCTGGGGAGTTATTCTAAGGAAAAGTGA
- the scfA gene encoding six-cysteine ranthipeptide SCIFF has protein sequence MTQKRVHIKTIASPALQQTKLTGGCGACQVSCQSACKTSCTVGNQVCVK, from the coding sequence ATGACACAGAAGCGGGTACATATTAAAACTATTGCCTCTCCTGCATTACAGCAGACAAAGCTGACAGGTGGCTGCGGTGCCTGCCAGGTATCCTGCCAGTCAGCATGCAAAACATCCTGCACAGTTGGCAATCAGGTCTGCGTTAAGTAA
- a CDS encoding QueT transporter family protein, giving the protein MGIKIARAGLIAAIYIVLCIALQPLSYGVVQIRFAEALTLLPMLFPEAIPGLFIGALVANLYGPVGMVDVIGGSLTTLVAAYGTYFFRNSVLAYLSPVVLNAIFVSLYLHLFFEWPYWATVLSIGLSEALVVFTLGHLLITVLKRYKRDRNSFLK; this is encoded by the coding sequence GTGGGAATCAAAATAGCCAGGGCGGGCTTAATTGCTGCAATTTACATAGTGCTGTGCATAGCTTTGCAACCTTTGTCTTACGGAGTAGTTCAGATCAGGTTTGCAGAAGCGCTGACCCTGCTACCCATGCTCTTCCCGGAGGCAATCCCAGGGTTGTTTATCGGCGCATTGGTGGCCAATCTTTATGGGCCGGTGGGAATGGTAGATGTAATAGGCGGTAGCTTGACTACTTTGGTGGCGGCCTATGGTACCTATTTTTTTAGGAATTCTGTTTTAGCCTATTTATCCCCTGTTGTTTTAAATGCAATTTTTGTCAGCCTATACCTTCACCTGTTTTTTGAATGGCCTTACTGGGCCACTGTCCTCAGTATCGGCTTAAGCGAAGCTTTGGTTGTATTTACTCTGGGGCATCTGCTTATTACAGTTTTAAAGAGGTATAAGCGGGACAGAAACTCATTTTTAAAGTGA
- a CDS encoding response regulator transcription factor produces the protein MSYKVLVVEDDRPTRLLFEACLGSNGYEVRTAGDGQSALTLLARENFDVILLDVVLEDTDGFTLCETIRQSSQVPIIIVTAKNESENIVKGLGLGADDYIIKPFNTQELLARIAAVLRRSIFREEMSSKPVLQVGDVVMDFSGHRVIVKEQEVRLTPTEFKLLARLMANAGTVLSHSELLTAVWGAEYANDTHYLRVCIGRIRQKLNLAEDEPGYIRTVPTVGYMVVV, from the coding sequence ATGTCATACAAGGTTTTAGTCGTGGAAGATGACCGGCCTACCCGGCTTTTATTTGAAGCCTGTTTAGGTTCAAACGGTTACGAAGTCAGGACGGCTGGAGACGGGCAGAGTGCTTTAACCTTGTTGGCACGGGAAAATTTTGATGTGATTTTACTGGATGTTGTGCTGGAGGATACTGACGGCTTTACGCTCTGTGAAACCATCAGGCAATCATCCCAAGTGCCTATAATTATTGTTACTGCTAAAAACGAGTCGGAAAACATTGTCAAGGGTCTTGGGCTTGGGGCTGATGATTATATAATTAAGCCATTTAACACCCAAGAGCTGTTGGCCAGGATTGCTGCGGTACTTAGACGTTCTATCTTTAGAGAAGAGATGTCCAGTAAACCGGTTTTGCAAGTCGGGGATGTGGTAATGGATTTTTCCGGGCACAGGGTTATAGTTAAAGAACAGGAAGTACGCTTGACTCCCACGGAGTTTAAATTATTGGCCCGGTTGATGGCGAATGCAGGCACTGTATTGTCCCACAGCGAGCTTTTAACCGCAGTCTGGGGTGCCGAGTATGCTAACGACACCCACTACCTGCGGGTTTGCATAGGGAGGATTAGGCAGAAGTTAAACCTTGCCGAAGACGAACCAGGTTATATCAGGACGGTGCCCACTGTAGGCTATATGGTAGTGGTATAA
- a CDS encoding NAD(P)/FAD-dependent oxidoreductase, with protein MKTKYDVIIVGAGPAGIFAALELTKLNENLEILIVDKGRNIEKRVCPARKTGVCVNCDPCSITSGWSGAGAFSDGKLSKSPLVGGRITDYMPEDEAQKLIDYTDQIYLQFGARDLVHGLDSKRVDDIMYEASKYSIQLIPCAVRHLGTELAFEVLRSMYLHLIANTKTDFEELTVVQDILVEDGNVTGVLLQQKGKEPVEVSAGFVVVAPGRGGADWLAKQTRKLGIKTENNEVDIGVRVEVPNSIMDHLTKDLYEAKLVYYSDTFDNKVRSFCMNPGGVVAEEHYDGGIAVVNGHSYADPSLKTNNTNFALLVSTKFTEPFNEPIEYGRYIARLANMLTGGGVMVQRLGDVLKGRRTDYDRLKKSTTVPTLKNAVPGDLSYVLPQRYLTSIVETLRAFDNIAPGIYSRNTLLYGVEVKFYSSKVKVNNKFETDIRNLYTIGDGAGITRGLMQASVTGVVVARDIAAKA; from the coding sequence GTGAAGACTAAATACGATGTTATAATTGTAGGAGCTGGGCCTGCCGGCATTTTTGCAGCTTTGGAATTGACCAAGTTAAATGAAAATTTAGAAATACTCATAGTCGATAAAGGAAGGAATATTGAGAAAAGGGTGTGCCCCGCAAGAAAAACAGGTGTCTGCGTTAATTGCGATCCATGCAGTATTACTAGCGGATGGTCAGGAGCAGGAGCTTTCAGCGATGGCAAGCTCAGCAAGTCTCCACTGGTAGGAGGCCGGATCACCGACTATATGCCGGAAGACGAAGCCCAAAAGCTTATTGACTATACTGATCAAATTTATTTGCAGTTTGGGGCCAGGGACTTGGTACACGGTCTGGACAGCAAAAGGGTTGATGACATCATGTACGAAGCTTCTAAATACAGTATTCAGCTGATACCCTGCGCTGTAAGACATTTGGGTACAGAGCTGGCTTTTGAAGTGCTAAGAAGCATGTATTTGCACTTGATTGCTAACACTAAAACCGATTTCGAAGAGCTTACAGTAGTGCAGGATATCTTGGTAGAAGACGGTAATGTGACAGGTGTGTTGCTCCAGCAAAAAGGAAAAGAGCCGGTTGAAGTATCTGCTGGCTTTGTGGTAGTTGCGCCCGGCAGAGGAGGGGCCGATTGGCTGGCCAAACAAACCCGAAAGCTGGGAATTAAAACTGAAAACAATGAAGTGGATATTGGCGTCAGGGTTGAGGTGCCCAATTCCATTATGGACCATTTGACTAAGGACCTGTACGAAGCAAAGCTGGTTTATTATTCAGATACCTTCGACAACAAAGTCCGGTCGTTTTGCATGAATCCGGGAGGGGTTGTGGCCGAGGAGCATTATGACGGCGGCATTGCGGTGGTTAACGGCCACAGTTACGCAGATCCCAGTTTAAAGACCAATAATACCAACTTTGCCTTGCTGGTATCAACCAAGTTTACGGAACCGTTTAATGAGCCTATCGAGTATGGTAGGTATATAGCACGGCTGGCCAACATGTTGACCGGCGGCGGCGTGATGGTGCAAAGGCTGGGCGATGTATTGAAAGGAAGGCGCACAGATTATGACCGGCTGAAAAAGTCGACAACCGTGCCAACCTTGAAAAACGCTGTGCCAGGTGATTTAAGCTACGTTTTACCACAGCGTTATCTTACCTCTATAGTGGAAACTTTAAGAGCCTTCGATAACATTGCGCCGGGAATTTACTCCAGGAATACTTTGCTTTACGGTGTAGAAGTTAAGTTTTACTCTTCTAAAGTGAAAGTGAACAACAAATTCGAAACTGATATTCGTAACCTGTATACTATCGGCGACGGTGCAGGGATTACCAGAGGATTAATGCAAGCCTCGGTAACCGGAGTTGTGGTGGCTCGGGATATCGCCGCAAAAGCGTAG
- a CDS encoding adenylosuccinate synthase, translating to MTTAVLIGAQWGDEGKGKITDYLAEQADVVVRYQGGNNAGHTVIVGEEEFKLHLIPSGILYADKICVIGNGVVVDPQVLLQEIEHLEAKGINTSNLRISSQAHLIMPYHKKIDEVEEERRGAAKIGTTKRGIGPAYMDKFARVGIRIIDLLDKEEFEKLLERNLQEKNHLLNKVYQTEGFSTEEILAEYLSYAEKIRPYVADSSFIINEAINAGKHVLFEGAQGTLLDVDHGTYPYVTSSYPVAGGACIGAGVGPTKISKVVGVVKAYTSRVGEGPFPSELFDETGALIRDIGKEYGTTTGRARRCGWLDAVILKYSVRVSGIDAIALTKLDVLDTLDTIKICTGYEYEGQKITEFPHSLKVLAKCKPIYEELPGWKQDLSSARRYEDLPVNARNYIKRIEELSGAKVAIIAVGPKRTQTIMLEPIF from the coding sequence ATGACTACAGCGGTACTAATTGGGGCTCAATGGGGCGACGAGGGAAAAGGAAAGATAACTGACTATTTAGCGGAGCAGGCTGATGTGGTGGTACGGTATCAGGGCGGGAACAATGCCGGCCATACAGTAATAGTGGGCGAAGAGGAGTTTAAGCTGCATCTAATTCCGTCAGGGATACTCTATGCCGACAAGATTTGCGTGATTGGTAACGGTGTAGTGGTAGATCCCCAGGTGCTTTTGCAAGAAATAGAGCATCTGGAGGCAAAGGGGATTAATACATCCAATCTCCGGATCAGCAGCCAGGCCCACTTGATTATGCCTTATCATAAAAAAATTGATGAGGTGGAGGAAGAACGCCGGGGAGCGGCTAAAATCGGGACCACGAAGCGGGGTATTGGCCCCGCCTACATGGATAAATTTGCCCGCGTCGGCATCAGAATAATTGATCTGCTTGATAAAGAAGAATTTGAGAAGCTGTTAGAACGCAATCTGCAAGAAAAGAACCATTTGCTGAACAAAGTTTATCAGACTGAAGGATTCAGCACGGAGGAAATTCTGGCTGAATATTTGAGTTACGCGGAAAAGATCCGTCCCTATGTGGCCGACAGCTCTTTTATTATCAACGAAGCCATTAATGCAGGCAAACATGTGCTCTTTGAGGGAGCTCAGGGTACTTTGCTGGATGTGGACCATGGCACCTATCCCTATGTAACTAGCTCCTATCCGGTAGCAGGCGGGGCCTGTATAGGCGCGGGGGTAGGACCTACCAAAATCTCCAAAGTGGTTGGCGTGGTGAAGGCATATACCAGTCGTGTAGGCGAGGGACCTTTTCCCTCTGAACTGTTTGATGAAACAGGAGCCCTCATTAGAGACATAGGTAAAGAATATGGGACAACTACCGGTCGTGCCAGGAGGTGCGGTTGGCTGGATGCGGTGATTTTAAAATACTCGGTGCGCGTCAGTGGTATTGACGCAATTGCCTTAACCAAACTGGATGTGCTCGATACCCTGGATACCATTAAAATATGTACCGGTTATGAATATGAAGGCCAAAAGATTACCGAATTTCCTCATAGCCTAAAAGTACTGGCTAAATGTAAACCAATTTACGAGGAATTGCCAGGCTGGAAACAGGATTTAAGCAGCGCACGGCGCTATGAGGACTTGCCAGTTAATGCCAGGAACTATATCAAGAGAATAGAGGAGTTATCCGGAGCAAAAGTTGCTATTATCGCTGTTGGTCCGAAGCGCACGCAAACTATAATGTTGGAACCTATATTTTAA
- a CDS encoding YbjQ family protein, whose protein sequence is MILTTTQNIEGRPIKKYLGIVSGEAIMGANIVRDLFASITDIVGGRSGAYESKLVEARQLALMEMEQHAKRLGANAVVGVDIDYEVVREGMLMVTASGTAVLFEEDI, encoded by the coding sequence ATGATTTTGACTACTACGCAGAACATTGAAGGCCGGCCCATAAAAAAATATTTAGGGATAGTTTCGGGCGAAGCTATCATGGGGGCTAATATTGTGCGGGACCTTTTCGCCAGCATTACCGACATTGTGGGTGGGAGATCGGGAGCTTACGAAAGCAAATTGGTGGAAGCAAGACAGTTAGCTTTAATGGAGATGGAGCAACATGCTAAAAGATTAGGCGCTAATGCAGTGGTAGGCGTTGACATCGATTACGAAGTGGTCAGGGAAGGAATGCTGATGGTCACTGCTTCCGGAACTGCCGTATTGTTCGAAGAGGATATTTAG
- a CDS encoding MarR family winged helix-turn-helix transcriptional regulator, with protein sequence MTQEQLALQLDLVFSELLHRLRVSTAKDDGLTGVQFFTLRYIAREKQLTVTDLASTLNVTLSAITGLINRLVNMGLVERQQDQGDRRVVWIRPTEKGLAIVESANFHRSKELAAYLKKVPPEIKDSLALFCAKMAEIMELSL encoded by the coding sequence ATGACGCAAGAACAACTGGCCCTACAACTGGATCTGGTTTTTTCCGAACTTCTGCACAGGCTTCGGGTTTCGACCGCCAAGGACGACGGTCTAACGGGGGTACAATTTTTCACCTTACGTTATATTGCCAGGGAAAAGCAACTAACAGTAACTGATCTTGCTTCCACTTTAAACGTAACTCTGAGTGCAATCACCGGTTTGATAAACCGGCTGGTAAATATGGGACTGGTGGAACGCCAGCAGGACCAAGGTGACAGGAGGGTCGTCTGGATCCGCCCCACCGAAAAAGGGCTGGCCATAGTGGAGAGCGCTAATTTCCATCGTTCCAAAGAACTTGCCGCCTATTTAAAGAAAGTGCCGCCGGAAATAAAAGACAGTCTGGCATTATTCTGCGCTAAAATGGCGGAAATCATGGAACTTTCCCTCTAA